A genome region from Bombilactobacillus bombi includes the following:
- a CDS encoding NAD(P)-dependent malic enzyme, translating into MSELEDILKLHAAHTGVLDIKSNLAVTNRSELAQAYTPGVSMLSKEIEAHPALKSKYTMSGKLVALITDGTAVLGLGNIGPAAGLPVIEGKALLYKDLANINAIPLALNQVDTADAVATIKNIALSFAGIHLEDIAAPRCFEIEEQLSQVLDIPVYHDDQEGTAIVVLAGLINAARVVKKQLTDLKIVVNGVGASGLATARLLYQIGIKNLILVDQHGVITATDMNYNSYQRNLAKLLQTPTNLQGQPLAAVIEHQDVFIGLSDKNVLQSQDVQKMNTQPIIFALANPIPEIDPAVAQQAGAAVIATGSSKYPNQVNNILAFPGLFKGLLSSNLKRVDAQLQQVVAVALANVISQPTAQQIIPDVFDERVVPTVSHAVQKYSQGQK; encoded by the coding sequence ATGAGCGAATTAGAAGATATTTTGAAATTGCATGCAGCTCATACTGGAGTTTTAGATATTAAATCCAATTTAGCAGTTACCAATCGTTCAGAATTAGCACAAGCATATACTCCTGGTGTTTCAATGCTCTCTAAAGAGATTGAAGCTCATCCAGCACTCAAATCTAAGTATACAATGAGTGGTAAATTAGTAGCGTTAATAACGGACGGAACAGCGGTTTTAGGACTAGGTAATATTGGACCTGCAGCAGGTTTACCCGTTATTGAAGGTAAGGCATTGCTATATAAGGATCTAGCTAATATCAATGCAATACCGTTGGCTTTAAATCAAGTCGATACTGCTGATGCAGTTGCTACTATCAAGAACATTGCGTTGTCTTTTGCTGGGATTCATTTGGAAGATATTGCTGCTCCACGCTGTTTTGAAATTGAAGAGCAGTTAAGCCAAGTTTTGGACATTCCGGTTTATCATGATGATCAAGAGGGGACTGCTATTGTTGTATTGGCGGGGTTAATTAATGCCGCACGAGTAGTAAAAAAGCAACTAACAGATTTGAAAATTGTCGTTAATGGTGTTGGTGCTTCTGGTTTAGCAACTGCACGTCTTTTATATCAAATCGGTATTAAAAATTTAATTTTAGTTGATCAACATGGTGTTATTACTGCTACTGATATGAATTATAACAGTTATCAAAGAAATTTAGCAAAACTCTTGCAAACGCCTACTAATTTACAAGGTCAACCACTAGCAGCTGTAATTGAACATCAAGATGTTTTTATTGGTTTATCGGATAAAAATGTTTTGCAATCCCAAGATGTTCAAAAAATGAATACTCAACCTATTATTTTTGCTTTAGCTAATCCAATTCCAGAAATTGATCCAGCAGTTGCCCAACAAGCTGGTGCTGCAGTTATTGCCACCGGATCCAGTAAATATCCTAATCAAGTAAATAATATTTTAGCTTTTCCAGGACTTTTTAAAGGATTATTATCCAGCAATTTAAAACGAGTTGACGCCCAATTACAACAAGTAGTTGCAGTCGCTTTAGCGAATGTTATTTCTCAACCGACAGCACAACAAATTATTCCAGACGTCTTTGATGAGCGAGTAGTTCCAACAGTTAGTCATGCAGTTCAAAAATACTCTCAAGGTCAAAAGTGA